A portion of the Rhinopithecus roxellana isolate Shanxi Qingling chromosome 19, ASM756505v1, whole genome shotgun sequence genome contains these proteins:
- the TMEM107 gene encoding transmembrane protein 107 isoform X3, with product MGRISGLVPSRFLTLLAHLVVVITLFWSRDSNIQACLPLRFTPEEYDKQDIHPFPLCRLVAALSVTLGLFAVELAGFLSGVSMFNSTQSLISIGAHCSASVALSFFVFERWECTTYCALPAVTEMTLFVTVFGLKKKPF from the exons ATGGGCCGGATCTCAGGGCTTGTGCCCTCTCGCTTCCTGACGCTCCTGGCGCATCTGGTGGTCGTCATCACCTTATTCTGGTCCCGG GACAGCAACATtcaggcctgcctgcctctcaggttcacccCCGAGGAGTATGACAAGCAGGACATTCA TCCATTTCCTCTCTGCAGGCTGGTGGCCGCGCTTTCTGTCACCCTGGGCCTCTTTGCAGTGGAGCTGGCCGGTTTCCTCTCAGGAGTCTCCATGTTCAACAGCACCCAGAGCCTCATCT CCATTGGGGCTCACTGCAGTGCATCCGTGGCCCTGTCCTTCTTCGTATTCGAGCGTTGGGAGTGCACTACGTATTG TGCCCTTCCAGCTGTCACTGAAATGACTTTATTCGTCACCGTCTTTGGGCTGAAAAAGAAACCTTTCTGA
- the TMEM107 gene encoding transmembrane protein 107 isoform X5, producing MGRISGLVPSRFLTLLAHLVVVITLFWSRDSNIQACLPLRFTPEEYDKQDIHPFPLCRLVAALSVTLGLFAVELAGFLSGVSMFNSTQSLICILSACPPFPHDPFLSGLPSAT from the exons ATGGGCCGGATCTCAGGGCTTGTGCCCTCTCGCTTCCTGACGCTCCTGGCGCATCTGGTGGTCGTCATCACCTTATTCTGGTCCCGG GACAGCAACATtcaggcctgcctgcctctcaggttcacccCCGAGGAGTATGACAAGCAGGACATTCA TCCATTTCCTCTCTGCAGGCTGGTGGCCGCGCTTTCTGTCACCCTGGGCCTCTTTGCAGTGGAGCTGGCCGGTTTCCTCTCAGGAGTCTCCATGTTCAACAGCACCCAGAGCCTCATCTGTATCCTTTCTGCCTGCCCACCTTTCCCACACGACCCGTTTCTATCAGGACTCCCTTCAGCCACCTGA
- the TMEM107 gene encoding transmembrane protein 107 isoform X1: MGRISGLVPSRFLTLLAHLVVVITLFWSRDSNIQACLPLRFTPEEYDKQDIHPFPLCRLVAALSVTLGLFAVELAGFLSGVSMFNSTQSLISIGAHCSASVALSFFVFERWECTTYWYIFVFCSALPAVTEMTLFVTVFGLKKKPF, encoded by the exons ATGGGCCGGATCTCAGGGCTTGTGCCCTCTCGCTTCCTGACGCTCCTGGCGCATCTGGTGGTCGTCATCACCTTATTCTGGTCCCGG GACAGCAACATtcaggcctgcctgcctctcaggttcacccCCGAGGAGTATGACAAGCAGGACATTCA TCCATTTCCTCTCTGCAGGCTGGTGGCCGCGCTTTCTGTCACCCTGGGCCTCTTTGCAGTGGAGCTGGCCGGTTTCCTCTCAGGAGTCTCCATGTTCAACAGCACCCAGAGCCTCATCT CCATTGGGGCTCACTGCAGTGCATCCGTGGCCCTGTCCTTCTTCGTATTCGAGCGTTGGGAGTGCACTACGTATTGGTACATTTTTGTCTTCTGCAG TGCCCTTCCAGCTGTCACTGAAATGACTTTATTCGTCACCGTCTTTGGGCTGAAAAAGAAACCTTTCTGA
- the TMEM107 gene encoding transmembrane protein 107 isoform X4 → MGRISGLVPSRFLTLLAHLVVVITLFWSRDSNIQACLPLRFTPEEYDKQDIQLVAALSVTLGLFAVELAGFLSGVSMFNSTQSLISIGAHCSASVALSFFVFERWECTTYCALPAVTEMTLFVTVFGLKKKPF, encoded by the exons ATGGGCCGGATCTCAGGGCTTGTGCCCTCTCGCTTCCTGACGCTCCTGGCGCATCTGGTGGTCGTCATCACCTTATTCTGGTCCCGG GACAGCAACATtcaggcctgcctgcctctcaggttcacccCCGAGGAGTATGACAAGCAGGACATTCA GCTGGTGGCCGCGCTTTCTGTCACCCTGGGCCTCTTTGCAGTGGAGCTGGCCGGTTTCCTCTCAGGAGTCTCCATGTTCAACAGCACCCAGAGCCTCATCT CCATTGGGGCTCACTGCAGTGCATCCGTGGCCCTGTCCTTCTTCGTATTCGAGCGTTGGGAGTGCACTACGTATTG TGCCCTTCCAGCTGTCACTGAAATGACTTTATTCGTCACCGTCTTTGGGCTGAAAAAGAAACCTTTCTGA
- the TMEM107 gene encoding transmembrane protein 107 isoform X2 — translation MGRISGLVPSRFLTLLAHLVVVITLFWSRDSNIQACLPLRFTPEEYDKQDIQLVAALSVTLGLFAVELAGFLSGVSMFNSTQSLISIGAHCSASVALSFFVFERWECTTYWYIFVFCSALPAVTEMTLFVTVFGLKKKPF, via the exons ATGGGCCGGATCTCAGGGCTTGTGCCCTCTCGCTTCCTGACGCTCCTGGCGCATCTGGTGGTCGTCATCACCTTATTCTGGTCCCGG GACAGCAACATtcaggcctgcctgcctctcaggttcacccCCGAGGAGTATGACAAGCAGGACATTCA GCTGGTGGCCGCGCTTTCTGTCACCCTGGGCCTCTTTGCAGTGGAGCTGGCCGGTTTCCTCTCAGGAGTCTCCATGTTCAACAGCACCCAGAGCCTCATCT CCATTGGGGCTCACTGCAGTGCATCCGTGGCCCTGTCCTTCTTCGTATTCGAGCGTTGGGAGTGCACTACGTATTGGTACATTTTTGTCTTCTGCAG TGCCCTTCCAGCTGTCACTGAAATGACTTTATTCGTCACCGTCTTTGGGCTGAAAAAGAAACCTTTCTGA